One genomic region from Microcystis panniformis FACHB-1757 encodes:
- a CDS encoding DUF5615 family PIN-like protein, with amino-acid sequence MKLLLDENLSDRIIDKIIDLYADSQHVKTLGLINTDDALIWEFAKFNDFIIVSKDADFHQRSLLYGHPPKFIYLRIGNSPTSKIIEILRGYFLIIVEFFDSETESLLILG; translated from the coding sequence ATGAAACTGTTATTAGATGAAAATTTGTCAGATCGGATTATTGATAAAATAATTGATTTATATGCTGATTCTCAGCACGTCAAGACTTTAGGACTGATCAATACTGATGATGCACTTATCTGGGAATTTGCCAAATTCAACGATTTTATAATTGTCTCTAAAGATGCCGATTTTCATCAGCGCAGTCTATTATATGGTCATCCACCAAAATTTATCTATCTTCGTATTGGTAATAGTCCCACTTCAAAAATTATCGAAATTTTAAGAGGTTATTTTTTAATTATTGTTGAATTTTTTGATAGTGAAACAGAAAGTCTGTTGATATTAGGTTGA
- a CDS encoding ArnT family glycosyltransferase produces MMQRDFIFKNFEKFDYRLFLGVLITVLGFILRYYQYDSLPPYNWTQDEFAFAWSGMSLIQEGVPTSWSFLSPTDDFLVKVWEKTAVRYRFVTPWFDHPPLFGLIVGMTAILSGAKEFFDCSLTVIRIPSLVFGTLSIFLLYLLALRLTNTGVAIITSLIFATNPNTVFLSRLVVSENLLLCLSLAVALLFLQYSEKSQKKYLYLAIFLGGLAPLVKVTGLYILGSLVALLLFQKNWRDSLIASLTAVLSFGLYYLYGWFYDFSWFLTTLQEHKNRFTDFAMLKNLVLPTVFFEDGWLIFSWITLLLVSRFTLKISKIRLIIFPILIYTILLIFSGAQSHYYAWYVIPYYGFLFLVLGIFLDDFRKNPDFISATTIFIFLVVWSVNLNIKDWVLSSPYGRYYFIIGTAIILGGFFFNDLTEKKSKILTNFVKIIMLIVFVGLLLGNLNLILNYKLPS; encoded by the coding sequence ATGATGCAGCGAGATTTTATATTTAAGAATTTTGAAAAGTTTGATTACCGTCTATTTCTAGGTGTATTAATTACGGTCTTGGGATTTATCTTAAGATATTATCAGTACGATTCCTTACCCCCCTATAACTGGACTCAAGATGAATTTGCTTTTGCTTGGAGTGGCATGAGTTTGATTCAAGAGGGAGTTCCTACCAGTTGGTCTTTCCTCAGTCCCACGGATGATTTTCTGGTGAAAGTTTGGGAAAAAACTGCTGTTCGTTATCGTTTTGTTACCCCTTGGTTTGATCATCCTCCCTTGTTTGGATTAATTGTGGGTATGACGGCTATTTTATCGGGAGCAAAGGAATTTTTTGACTGTAGTTTAACAGTAATTAGGATTCCTTCTTTAGTTTTTGGCACTCTCTCTATTTTCTTGCTTTATTTATTAGCTTTACGTTTGACTAATACCGGGGTGGCGATTATAACTTCTTTAATTTTTGCCACTAACCCCAATACGGTTTTTTTATCTCGTTTAGTAGTTAGTGAAAATTTATTATTATGTCTAAGTTTAGCGGTAGCACTTTTATTCCTTCAGTACAGTGAAAAGTCTCAAAAAAAGTATCTATATTTGGCTATATTTCTAGGTGGTTTAGCACCTTTAGTTAAGGTGACAGGATTATATATTCTAGGTTCTCTAGTCGCTTTACTATTATTCCAAAAAAATTGGCGAGATAGCTTAATCGCTTCTCTGACGGCAGTTTTATCCTTTGGTTTGTATTACCTTTACGGTTGGTTTTATGATTTTAGTTGGTTTTTAACCACTCTCCAAGAACATAAAAATCGCTTTACGGATTTTGCTATGTTAAAAAATCTAGTTTTACCTACAGTTTTTTTTGAGGATGGTTGGTTAATTTTTAGTTGGATCACTCTGCTGTTAGTTTCCAGATTTACTTTAAAAATATCTAAGATACGATTAATTATTTTTCCTATATTAATTTATACAATTCTTCTTATTTTTTCTGGCGCTCAAAGCCATTACTATGCTTGGTATGTAATTCCTTACTATGGATTTCTCTTTCTAGTGCTTGGTATATTCTTAGACGATTTTCGTAAGAACCCTGATTTTATCAGTGCTACCACTATCTTTATTTTTCTTGTCGTTTGGTCGGTGAATTTAAATATTAAGGATTGGGTTTTGAGTTCCCCTTACGGTAGATATTACTTTATTATCGGAACGGCAATTATTTTAGGGGGATTTTTCTTTAATGATTTAACCGAGAAAAAATCGAAAATTTTAACTAATTTTGTTAAAATAATCATGCTTATTGTCTTTGTGGGATTGTTACTAGGTAATCTTAATCTCATCCTTAACTATAAATTGCCAAGTTAA
- a CDS encoding glycosyltransferase family 2 protein — MIEMTAIPPISLQNYRIAAIIPCHNEELTIAKVVSQFQTFLPEAAIYVYNNRSTDDTVTEALKAGAIVRQEIQPGKGNVVRRMFADIEADIYILIDGDDTYEIAAVRRLIERMLREQLDMVVGARREAPKSSQAYRPGHRAGNLFLTGFVKFLFGARLIDMLSGYRVFSRRFVKSFPALSNGFEIETELTIHALELKIPFAEEPTLYGERPEGSQSKLKTFQDGWRVLGTAILLFKEIRPFLFFSLVSLILAVISLLLAIPVLFEYLETGLVPRFPTAILSASIILLAFLSLTCGMILDSVSRGRKEMKRMAYLANSWLKA, encoded by the coding sequence ATGATCGAAATGACCGCTATTCCGCCGATTTCTCTGCAAAACTACCGTATCGCTGCGATTATTCCCTGTCACAACGAAGAACTAACGATCGCTAAAGTGGTCTCCCAATTCCAAACTTTTTTGCCAGAAGCGGCAATTTATGTCTATAACAACCGCTCTACCGATGATACCGTGACGGAGGCACTCAAAGCTGGGGCGATCGTTCGTCAGGAAATCCAACCGGGAAAAGGCAATGTTGTCCGGCGGATGTTTGCCGATATCGAGGCCGATATCTATATTCTCATCGATGGTGATGATACCTACGAAATTGCGGCAGTACGACGCTTAATTGAACGAATGCTGCGGGAACAATTGGATATGGTCGTCGGTGCGCGTCGGGAAGCGCCAAAATCCTCCCAGGCTTATCGTCCGGGTCATCGCGCTGGTAATCTATTTTTAACAGGATTCGTGAAATTTCTGTTTGGAGCGCGTTTAATCGATATGCTTTCTGGTTATCGCGTCTTTTCTCGTCGTTTCGTCAAATCTTTTCCCGCTTTGTCCAATGGTTTCGAGATTGAAACCGAGTTAACTATCCACGCTTTAGAATTAAAAATTCCCTTCGCCGAAGAACCAACCCTCTACGGGGAACGTCCCGAGGGTTCCCAAAGTAAGTTAAAAACCTTTCAAGATGGCTGGCGGGTATTGGGAACCGCTATCCTACTATTTAAAGAAATTCGTCCTTTTCTCTTTTTTAGCCTTGTCTCGCTAATTTTGGCGGTTATTTCCCTTCTCTTAGCGATTCCCGTCCTGTTTGAATACCTCGAAACTGGCTTAGTACCACGTTTTCCCACCGCTATTTTATCGGCCTCGATCATACTTTTAGCCTTTTTAAGTTTGACCTGTGGCATGATCCTCGATTCCGTCTCCCGGGGACGAAAAGAGATGAAACGAATGGCCTATCTAGCTAACAGTTGGCTGAAAGCTTAG
- a CDS encoding methyltransferase domain-containing protein, whose amino-acid sequence MKIKKYLKFWKYPRLVDERETLIEERDSLKDHLKSLNQEKQEMIREKNALYERLGQLSLTIPELQEISPKLLDISVIKNKSRQFRVQLDAEKEKLAPDNFGWYPYNTLTCFEILELLLTGKNRFLLELISENPIVDIGCADGDLAFFLESLGCKVQVVDYAPTNFNLMQGVKLLKTALSSSVEIHDVNLDSQFILPEKSYSLVIFLGILYHLKNPYYALETLAKSANYCLISTRVTKFNTVSNTANRVDLSAIPLAYLLDELEANNDSTNYWIFSNAGLRRILQRTGWEICDYITVGNTENSDPASRDGDERAYCLVKSRFYQD is encoded by the coding sequence ATGAAAATCAAGAAATATCTTAAGTTCTGGAAATATCCTCGCTTAGTTGATGAACGAGAGACTTTAATTGAAGAACGAGATTCTCTCAAAGATCATCTGAAGAGTTTGAATCAAGAAAAACAAGAAATGATTCGGGAAAAAAACGCTCTTTATGAAAGATTAGGTCAGTTATCCTTAACCATTCCCGAACTGCAAGAAATTAGTCCCAAACTGCTCGATATTAGCGTCATCAAAAATAAGTCCAGGCAGTTCCGAGTCCAATTGGATGCCGAAAAAGAAAAACTCGCTCCCGACAATTTTGGCTGGTATCCTTACAACACTTTAACCTGCTTCGAGATTCTCGAATTACTATTAACGGGTAAAAACCGTTTTCTCCTGGAATTAATCTCGGAAAACCCGATTGTTGATATTGGTTGTGCCGATGGGGATCTGGCGTTTTTTCTGGAATCTTTGGGCTGTAAAGTACAGGTGGTTGACTACGCTCCTACTAACTTTAATCTTATGCAAGGAGTTAAACTGCTCAAAACTGCTCTTTCTTCCTCTGTGGAGATTCATGATGTTAACTTAGATTCCCAGTTTATCCTTCCCGAAAAAAGCTATAGTTTAGTCATCTTCTTAGGAATTTTATACCATCTCAAAAATCCCTACTATGCCCTCGAAACCTTAGCAAAATCTGCCAATTATTGCCTGATTAGCACCCGCGTCACTAAGTTTAATACGGTGAGTAATACCGCTAATCGAGTCGATCTTTCCGCGATTCCTCTAGCCTATTTACTCGATGAACTAGAAGCAAATAATGATTCCACCAACTATTGGATCTTTTCTAATGCCGGGTTACGCCGCATTTTACAGCGAACTGGCTGGGAAATTTGCGATTATATAACAGTAGGTAATACCGAAAACTCCGATCCCGCCAGTCGTGACGGCGATGAAAGAGCCTATTGTTTAGTAAAAAGTCGTTTCTATCAAGATTAA
- a CDS encoding glycosyltransferase, translating to MKIQQSHLFLTPPTGDLQVPLSPPPPDDGNLEEEKNYPLSLSLVIPTYNERQNIVQLVNILSQILDEALPNDYELIVVDDNSPDRTWEVAASLIPEYPQLRVLRREGEKGLSSAVVRGWQVARGDILGVIDADLQHPPEVLLKLFEQTRAGADLALASRHVEGGGVSQWSLTRRFLSRGAQLLGLVILPNVVGRVSDPMSGYFMVNRQAIAGPILNPMGYKILLEVIGRGNIDQIAEVGYVFQERQDGESKVTWQQYIEYILHLLKLRSRGRFGRLKRRWQFPLARFLRFSLVGFSGVFVDMAIFYLLSDPTTLAWGVTRSKIIAAEVAIINNFLWNDRWTFGDLSTGQNQWQQRCKRFLKFNLICLAGLILNVLLLNFFFNVLHINRYIANLIAIAIVTVWNFWMNLKLSWRSTDVKPEKSGKQ from the coding sequence ATGAAGATACAGCAGTCTCATCTTTTCTTAACTCCCCCCACAGGAGATCTACAGGTACCTTTATCTCCTCCTCCCCCGGACGACGGCAACCTAGAAGAAGAAAAAAATTATCCTCTCAGCCTGTCTCTAGTCATTCCCACCTACAATGAACGGCAAAATATCGTTCAATTAGTCAACATTCTCAGTCAAATACTTGACGAAGCCCTTCCCAACGATTACGAACTGATCGTTGTCGATGATAATAGTCCCGATCGCACTTGGGAAGTCGCCGCATCTTTAATCCCTGAATATCCCCAGCTGCGAGTGCTGCGCCGGGAGGGAGAAAAAGGCCTATCCTCGGCAGTGGTGAGGGGGTGGCAAGTGGCACGGGGCGACATCCTTGGGGTCATCGATGCCGATTTACAGCATCCCCCGGAAGTGTTATTAAAATTATTCGAGCAAACCAGAGCCGGAGCCGATCTCGCCCTGGCTAGTCGCCATGTGGAAGGGGGTGGAGTCAGCCAATGGAGTCTGACTCGACGCTTCCTCTCCCGGGGGGCGCAGCTGTTGGGATTAGTCATTCTGCCCAATGTGGTGGGACGGGTATCGGATCCGATGAGTGGCTATTTCATGGTTAATCGACAAGCGATCGCTGGCCCAATCTTAAACCCGATGGGCTATAAAATTCTCCTCGAAGTTATCGGCCGCGGCAATATCGACCAGATCGCCGAAGTGGGTTACGTTTTCCAAGAGCGTCAAGACGGTGAAAGCAAAGTCACCTGGCAACAATACATCGAATATATCCTGCACTTGCTGAAATTGCGTTCCCGCGGTCGTTTCGGTCGTCTGAAAAGGCGTTGGCAATTCCCCCTCGCTCGCTTTCTTCGCTTTAGTTTAGTCGGGTTTAGTGGCGTATTCGTCGATATGGCTATCTTTTATCTCCTCAGCGATCCCACTACCCTCGCTTGGGGAGTAACTCGCAGTAAGATTATCGCCGCCGAGGTGGCTATTATTAATAATTTTCTTTGGAACGATCGCTGGACTTTTGGCGATTTGTCCACCGGCCAAAATCAGTGGCAGCAGCGTTGCAAACGTTTTCTGAAATTTAATCTTATTTGTTTGGCCGGTTTGATCCTCAACGTGCTGCTCTTAAACTTTTTCTTCAATGTCTTACATATTAATCGCTATATTGCTAACTTAATAGCGATCGCTATAGTTACCGTTTGGAACTTCTGGATGAATTTAAAACTCAGTTGGCGTTCGACGGATGTTAAACCCGAAAAGTCCGGCAAGCAATAG
- a CDS encoding DUF29 domain-containing protein produces MADLLASGRFSELDIENLVEEVRDLSKRDRDRLLASLRLILHHLLKWEYQPQRRSRGWLGTIQGERANIRLYLDDSPSLKRYLTDESLFKLYAVACCDAFRETGLEFPPVCPYGIEDILNRSLHLSER; encoded by the coding sequence ATGGCCGATTTATTAGCCTCTGGTCGGTTTTCCGAGTTAGATATTGAGAATTTAGTCGAAGAGGTGCGGGATTTGTCGAAACGGGATCGCGATCGCTTACTCGCTAGTCTCAGATTAATTTTGCATCATTTATTAAAGTGGGAGTATCAACCTCAACGGCGATCCAGGGGTTGGTTGGGAACTATTCAAGGAGAAAGAGCTAATATTAGGCTTTATTTGGACGATAGCCCCAGTTTAAAGCGATATTTAACCGATGAAAGCCTATTTAAACTCTATGCTGTTGCTTGTTGCGATGCCTTTAGAGAGACGGGATTAGAGTTTCCCCCCGTTTGTCCCTACGGTATTGAGGATATTTTAAATCGTTCTCTTCATTTGTCGGAACGATAG
- a CDS encoding formylglycine-generating enzyme family protein — protein MNYPPNPLLNRRSLLKLAVLAGGSAGLATLLSSRLSYSADQNQASAENIEAIEEFLRQIRPVNSQNLQWTEYSFETVTVDRQGQIIDRRQGSARSWREPLGNGSELEMVAIPGGSFQRGSKNEEKGDHTSSEKPENSLTTAAFFLSKYPITQAQWRAIAQLPKINLELNPAPSFFQGDNLPVERVSWYEAIEFCQRLSQATGKDYRLASESRWEYACRAGTTTPFYCGETLTSERANYFAVYDPYAEEPASAYLARTTPVGSFAPNNFGLYDMHGNVGEWCADSWHRNYEGTPPLDGSAWLDRDTRLQPRYRSARLVRGGSWGDEARHLRSANRTFCLPDQHHSVLGLRVMADSTG, from the coding sequence ATGAACTATCCCCCTAATCCCCTCTTAAACCGACGTAGTTTGCTGAAATTAGCGGTCCTAGCCGGAGGAAGTGCCGGACTAGCTACCCTTCTCTCCTCTCGGCTCAGTTATTCTGCCGACCAAAACCAAGCTAGTGCCGAGAATATAGAGGCAATAGAGGAATTTTTGCGGCAAATTCGCCCAGTAAATTCGCAAAATCTCCAGTGGACAGAATATAGCTTTGAAACAGTCACCGTTGATCGTCAAGGGCAAATTATCGATCGCCGTCAGGGTAGCGCTCGCTCCTGGCGCGAACCTTTAGGCAACGGCAGCGAACTAGAAATGGTGGCTATTCCGGGGGGCAGTTTTCAACGAGGCTCGAAAAATGAGGAAAAAGGCGATCATACTAGCAGTGAAAAACCAGAAAATTCCCTGACGACGGCGGCTTTTTTTCTGAGCAAATACCCGATCACCCAAGCACAATGGCGAGCGATCGCCCAACTTCCGAAAATTAATCTCGAACTCAACCCGGCGCCCTCCTTTTTTCAAGGGGATAACTTGCCCGTTGAAAGAGTCTCCTGGTACGAGGCGATCGAATTTTGTCAACGACTCTCCCAGGCCACCGGCAAAGATTACCGACTAGCGAGTGAATCGCGCTGGGAATACGCCTGTCGCGCCGGTACAACCACCCCCTTTTACTGCGGGGAAACCCTCACCAGCGAGCGCGCCAATTACTTTGCCGTCTATGATCCCTACGCGGAAGAACCAGCCAGCGCCTATCTGGCCAGGACTACCCCGGTGGGCAGTTTCGCCCCCAATAATTTCGGTCTCTACGATATGCACGGCAACGTGGGCGAATGGTGCGCCGATAGCTGGCACCGGAATTACGAGGGAACTCCGCCCCTGGATGGTAGTGCTTGGTTAGACAGGGATACTCGCTTGCAGCCCCGTTATCGTTCCGCCCGTTTAGTGCGAGGGGGCAGTTGGGGCGATGAAGCTAGGCACCTACGCAGTGCCAATCGCACCTTTTGCCTTCCCGATCAACACCACAGCGTCTTGGGTTTACGAGTCATGGCCGATAGTACCGGTTAA
- a CDS encoding Uma2 family endonuclease, translating to MTSSPVKSLTSQTVTTQHLPPLENGDRLIRPEFERRYQAMPGLKKAELIEGVVYMASPLRFKFHAEPHGRLITWLGVYQAATPQVQMGIEPTVRLDIDNELQPDGVLLISQESGGKSTLTVEGYLEGAPELVVEIAASSAAIDLGDKKRAYRRGGIQEYLVWQVFDQKIDWFSLENGDYISLLPNQEGVICSLVFPGLWLDISAMLNGNMSRVLDILKAGINSAEQQEFVQKLTAAQSGEAK from the coding sequence ATGACTTCTTCTCCGGTTAAATCCTTAACTTCTCAGACTGTAACCACTCAACATTTACCCCCGTTAGAAAATGGGGATCGCTTAATTCGTCCCGAATTCGAGCGCCGTTATCAAGCTATGCCAGGATTAAAAAAAGCCGAACTGATCGAAGGAGTTGTGTATATGGCATCCCCATTAAGGTTTAAATTTCATGCTGAACCCCACGGACGTTTAATCACTTGGTTGGGAGTTTATCAAGCTGCTACACCCCAAGTACAAATGGGTATTGAGCCAACCGTTCGCTTGGATATCGACAACGAACTACAGCCGGATGGGGTGTTATTAATCAGTCAAGAAAGCGGGGGAAAATCAACCCTAACTGTAGAGGGATACCTAGAAGGAGCGCCGGAATTAGTGGTAGAAATTGCCGCTAGTAGTGCCGCCATAGACTTAGGTGATAAAAAACGTGCTTATCGGCGCGGTGGCATTCAAGAATACCTTGTTTGGCAGGTATTTGACCAAAAAATTGATTGGTTTAGTTTAGAAAATGGCGATTATATTTCTTTGTTACCCAACCAAGAAGGAGTGATTTGCTCTCTAGTATTTCCGGGTTTGTGGTTAGATATTTCAGCCATGCTCAACGGCAATATGTCACGGGTGTTAGACATCTTAAAAGCTGGAATTAACTCGGCAGAGCAGCAAGAATTTGTCCAAAAGTTAACCGCAGCGCAGTCGGGGGAAGCCAAATGA
- a CDS encoding DUF1815 family protein, producing MFKRLAEQHRQLVKDLVMDLQALATALENQGYLASCYTCGGQLNSASFMVGLGETHLIRFLVSDYGITWTEMRDDRELMKLEGAEAISQLQELANLIKYQISPAEFIDKKPSSVLQRLETV from the coding sequence GTGTTTAAACGACTTGCAGAACAGCATCGCCAACTGGTCAAAGACTTAGTCATGGATTTACAGGCCTTAGCGACCGCACTAGAAAATCAAGGTTATTTAGCATCCTGCTACACCTGTGGCGGTCAACTGAATAGCGCATCTTTTATGGTGGGATTGGGGGAAACCCATCTAATTCGGTTTCTCGTGTCCGATTACGGCATCACCTGGACAGAAATGCGCGATGATCGAGAGTTAATGAAACTCGAAGGCGCGGAAGCCATCAGCCAACTACAGGAATTAGCCAATCTGATTAAATATCAAATTTCGCCGGCGGAATTTATTGACAAAAAACCCTCCTCCGTGCTGCAACGGTTAGAGACGGTTTAA
- a CDS encoding NACHT domain-containing protein — translation MVDPLIVWGVTQAAGSLVRSVMQELAIEGAKDYGKEFFKNSLGKVLHLPEKDVQKEAYGKAMKEFLELFQQQLEMADLEDDQIKNFEKPLKTFIKDDQVKPILGDAFDIDCQILDTLTLAQSWQRLNLSPLPAKFNWEKLGKFYLRKTQEIIQNSEKLRAVFLVKLQNKDSQNIQEIAGVKTDYNLDDYAEGLKKEYGHLKLEFLDTTTYEQIKLWRMFVPQNVRRCKQFIPQLYELPKEVLQELVDRGEITQAELQRKRQEYVNEKLDPVLNIVNSSEYPRTVILGDPGAGKSSLLQYLALNWAEKELSQRVLLPLPLLIELRIYARDKDEKKCKNILEFFHQGNLICHLNQLALDDKLKKGQALVLFDGLDEVFNPQLRQEIVTDIKRFSIQYPQVQIIVTSRWLGYKAEELNHAGFEHFMIQDLDKDQIEDFIKRWHDLAFENRDDKTQKQERLQKAIKESKAIRELAGNPLLLTMMAILNRTQELPRDRSKLYEKASEVLLHQWDFETKEGLIDPELKKYLYNIDLRDKRDILRLVASAMQAGEKGLDANLIYKEELENILTQYLEGTGINKRDASDLTDLIIKQLRYRNFILCSLGGNAFAFVHRTFLEYFCACEFYERFKNRGFPDGITLEELKTKVFGEHYSDPVWKEVLCLLMGMLSAEFPKEVAEELINYLLDMEETYKKISHLFLAADCYGELRNQSIYVELSQRLLDSLQSLTSYRYAGNYFK, via the coding sequence ATGGTTGACCCGTTAATTGTCTGGGGGGTTACTCAAGCCGCAGGTTCGCTTGTTCGTTCAGTAATGCAAGAGTTGGCAATAGAGGGTGCAAAAGATTACGGAAAGGAATTTTTTAAAAATAGTCTAGGTAAAGTGTTACACTTACCCGAAAAAGATGTTCAAAAAGAAGCTTATGGCAAAGCAATGAAGGAGTTTTTAGAACTCTTTCAGCAACAGTTAGAAATGGCCGATCTGGAAGATGATCAAATTAAAAACTTTGAAAAACCTCTCAAGACTTTTATTAAAGATGACCAAGTTAAACCTATTTTAGGGGATGCTTTTGATATTGATTGTCAAATTCTTGATACTTTGACGTTAGCTCAATCTTGGCAAAGACTCAATTTATCGCCGTTACCTGCTAAATTTAACTGGGAAAAACTCGGTAAATTTTATTTGAGAAAAACTCAGGAAATTATTCAAAATTCTGAAAAGCTAAGAGCCGTTTTTTTAGTTAAGTTACAGAATAAAGATAGCCAAAATATTCAAGAAATAGCAGGAGTTAAAACAGATTACAATTTAGATGACTATGCCGAAGGCTTAAAAAAGGAATATGGCCATCTTAAATTAGAATTTTTAGACACAACGACTTATGAGCAAATCAAACTCTGGCGAATGTTTGTGCCGCAAAATGTGAGACGATGCAAACAGTTTATTCCTCAACTTTATGAATTACCTAAAGAAGTGCTGCAGGAACTTGTAGATAGGGGAGAAATTACTCAAGCAGAACTACAACGAAAACGGCAAGAATATGTCAATGAAAAATTAGATCCTGTTTTGAATATCGTCAATTCTTCTGAATACCCAAGAACTGTAATTTTAGGTGATCCGGGTGCGGGAAAATCGAGTTTATTACAGTATTTAGCTTTAAATTGGGCTGAAAAAGAACTCAGTCAGCGTGTTTTGCTTCCCCTTCCTCTTTTGATAGAATTGCGTATTTATGCCAGAGATAAGGATGAAAAAAAGTGTAAGAATATTCTAGAATTTTTCCATCAAGGTAATCTGATTTGTCATCTCAATCAACTTGCTTTAGATGATAAGCTTAAAAAAGGTCAGGCTCTTGTGCTTTTTGATGGTTTAGATGAAGTTTTTAATCCTCAATTAAGACAAGAAATTGTCACGGATATCAAACGTTTTAGTATTCAATATCCTCAAGTGCAGATTATTGTCACTTCTCGCTGGTTAGGATATAAAGCAGAAGAATTAAATCATGCTGGTTTTGAACATTTTATGATCCAAGATTTAGATAAAGATCAGATTGAAGATTTTATCAAACGTTGGCATGATTTAGCTTTTGAAAATCGAGATGATAAAACCCAAAAACAAGAACGTTTACAAAAGGCAATTAAGGAGTCAAAAGCGATTCGAGAATTAGCAGGAAATCCTTTATTATTAACGATGATGGCTATTCTAAATCGAACTCAAGAATTACCAAGAGATCGCTCAAAACTTTATGAAAAAGCGTCAGAGGTGTTATTACATCAATGGGATTTTGAAACCAAGGAAGGATTAATTGATCCTGAACTGAAAAAATATCTTTATAATATTGATCTACGAGATAAAAGGGACATTCTGCGTTTAGTCGCAAGTGCCATGCAAGCAGGAGAAAAAGGGTTAGATGCTAATTTAATCTATAAGGAAGAATTAGAAAATATTTTGACTCAATATCTTGAAGGAACGGGAATTAACAAACGAGATGCTAGTGATCTGACTGATTTAATTATCAAACAACTGCGCTATCGTAATTTTATTCTTTGTTCTTTAGGTGGCAATGCTTTTGCTTTTGTTCATCGAACTTTTTTAGAATACTTTTGTGCTTGCGAGTTTTATGAAAGATTTAAAAACCGAGGATTCCCAGACGGAATTACTCTTGAGGAATTGAAAACCAAAGTATTTGGAGAACATTATTCAGATCCTGTTTGGAAAGAAGTTTTATGTTTATTGATGGGGATGCTAAGTGCAGAATTTCCCAAAGAAGTTGCTGAAGAATTAATTAACTATCTCCTTGATATGGAGGAAACATATAAAAAAATTTCTCATCTTTTTTTGGCAGCAGATTGTTATGGAGAATTGCGAAACCAGTCTATTTATGTTGAACTAAGTCAGCGATTGTTAGATAGTCTTCAATCCTTAACGTCTTATAGGTATGCTGGTAATTATTTTAAGTAA
- a CDS encoding DUF433 domain-containing protein has protein sequence MSYQNIITIEPGKRSGKPCIRGMRITVYDILEYLAAGMTEAEILEDFSELTSEDIKACLAFAADREKKLFITSL, from the coding sequence ATGAGTTACCAAAACATTATTACCATTGAACCAGGAAAACGAAGCGGAAAACCCTGCATTCGAGGAATGCGTATAACTGTGTACGATATTCTAGAATATTTAGCAGCAGGAATGACAGAAGCAGAAATTCTTGAGGATTTTTCAGAATTAACTTCCGAGGATATCAAAGCTTGTTTGGCTTTTGCTGCTGATCGAGAGAAAAAATTATTTATCACCTCTTTATGA
- a CDS encoding DUF1257 domain-containing protein, translating into MTDPEILVKSLQDLGIIVKREADVRGFNGQRVRADIVAVLEGDYDLGWNLNTDGSFDLIADLSGVAKKHDQTELIKSINAKYAVNKTLKEIKERGLNKRNL; encoded by the coding sequence ATAACTGATCCTGAAATTTTAGTAAAATCTTTGCAGGATTTAGGAATAATAGTTAAACGTGAAGCAGATGTTCGTGGTTTTAACGGTCAAAGAGTTAGAGCAGATATTGTTGCTGTGCTAGAGGGAGATTATGATCTAGGTTGGAATCTTAATACCGACGGAAGTTTTGACTTAATTGCTGATTTATCGGGAGTTGCTAAAAAACATGATCAAACTGAATTGATTAAGAGTATCAATGCAAAATATGCTGTTAATAAAACCCTTAAAGAAATTAAAGAGAGAGGTTTAAATAAGCGCAATCTCTAA